The following coding sequences are from one Leptolyngbyaceae cyanobacterium window:
- a CDS encoding alpha/beta hydrolase, translating to MQFPDIFMNLPVRNSRIKLSQGKLFWREVGKGPTLVFLHGAWHDGNQWLPVIDSLSGKYHCLAPDLLGFGESDRPDVHYSIHLEVECLAEYLETLNLKKIYLVGDGVGGWIAASYALRYPEKVGGLVLLAPEGVQVDGARRNLWWLRWLLDRPKVVDWLWHWLPILKKRKFPGWLSKIKDLLPRLEQILESPAACQLLFQRRKSEIEAELLEEKLPWLKKPVLILQGEQDSSTAVALNKAYAQMLPNAQVKILPNGESALSQQLPEEVANYIHEFVLRH from the coding sequence ATGCAGTTTCCCGATATTTTTATGAACCTACCCGTCCGCAATTCCCGGATCAAGCTGTCTCAAGGGAAACTATTCTGGCGCGAAGTTGGTAAAGGGCCAACTTTAGTGTTTTTACATGGTGCTTGGCATGATGGCAACCAATGGCTTCCCGTAATAGACAGTTTGAGTGGGAAATATCATTGTTTAGCGCCGGATTTACTGGGATTTGGCGAATCCGATCGTCCTGATGTTCATTACTCTATCCATTTAGAGGTGGAGTGTCTGGCGGAATATTTAGAGACGCTGAACTTAAAAAAAATTTATTTGGTAGGTGATGGCGTAGGCGGTTGGATTGCTGCTAGTTATGCACTTAGATATCCGGAAAAAGTAGGTGGATTGGTACTGCTAGCGCCAGAGGGAGTTCAAGTGGATGGTGCCAGACGAAACTTGTGGTGGTTGCGATGGTTACTCGATCGCCCAAAGGTAGTAGATTGGTTATGGCACTGGCTTCCTATTCTCAAAAAACGAAAATTTCCCGGTTGGCTGAGCAAAATAAAGGATTTACTGCCGAGATTGGAGCAAATATTGGAATCACCTGCCGCTTGCCAATTGCTGTTCCAACGCCGTAAGTCAGAAATTGAAGCTGAGTTATTGGAAGAAAAATTACCTTGGTTGAAAAAGCCTGTTTTGATTTTACAAGGAGAGCAAGATAGTTCTACTGCCGTAGCTTTGAATAAAGCTTACGCTCAAATGCTTCCCAATGCTCAAGTAAAAATATTACCCAATGGCG